The following proteins are co-located in the Paraburkholderia phytofirmans PsJN genome:
- a CDS encoding UbiX family flavin prenyltransferase: MAEHAHKPQRIVVGISGASGAVIGVRLLAALRRLGTQETHLIVSASGAVTAAQELGMTRGDLDSLADVVYNVRDIGAAVASGSFITAGMVIAPCSMKTLAGVANGFADNLLTRAADVMLKERRRLVLVARETPLNLAHLRNMTSVTEMGGIVMPPVPAFYAHPKTIEDVVDHTVGRILDLFAIEHREIAQRWSGLADEFTERRSGVDE, from the coding sequence TGATCGGCGTGCGTCTGCTTGCGGCCTTGCGCCGCCTCGGCACGCAAGAGACGCATCTGATCGTGTCGGCCTCCGGCGCGGTCACGGCGGCGCAGGAACTCGGCATGACGCGCGGCGACCTCGACAGTCTCGCCGACGTTGTCTACAACGTGCGCGACATCGGCGCAGCGGTGGCGAGCGGTTCGTTCATCACGGCGGGCATGGTGATCGCGCCGTGCTCGATGAAAACGCTCGCGGGCGTAGCCAACGGTTTCGCCGACAACCTGCTCACCCGTGCCGCCGATGTGATGCTCAAGGAGCGTCGCCGGCTCGTGCTGGTCGCGCGCGAAACGCCGCTCAACCTCGCACATCTGCGCAACATGACTTCCGTGACGGAGATGGGCGGGATCGTAATGCCGCCGGTGCCTGCTTTCTACGCGCATCCCAAGACGATCGAGGACGTGGTCGATCACACGGTGGGGCGCATTCTCGATCTGTTCGCGATCGAGCATCGCGAGATCGCGCAGCGCTGGAGCGGGCTCGCTGACGAATTCACGGAGCGCCGCTCGGGAGTGGACGAATGA